One Microbacterium marinum genomic window carries:
- the cls gene encoding cardiolipin synthase — MISISVDWTWTWWVVLVIVFDLSVRVIAVLIVPPGRRPTAAMAWLLAIYFIPPLGILLFLLIGNPRLPRKRRKEQEAINDAFRSASEGIDFGTLRPDAPVWFEQLVDLNRKLGALPMAGDNGAQIISDYQGSLDTMASEIDRATRYVHVEFYILQSDGATDGFFAALERAAARGVTVRVLLDHWANRWKPNYRATIARLERMGAEWRLMLPVQPLKGKYQRPDLRNHRKLVVIDGVIGFIGSQNVTDRSYNLKTNLRRGLQWVDLMVRVDGPVVASLSAVFVSDWYGETGEVFAVESDFSTDAGTGDLDCQIVPSGPGFEYENNLKLFMSLIFAAKHRIVMVSPYFVPDEGLLLAIQTACHRGVEVELFVSEEGDQAMVYHAQRSYYEQLLATGVKIWMYKKPFILHSKSMSIDDEVAVVGSSNMDMRSFGLNLEVTMLVRGAEFVEQLRTVENQYRGMSRELTVEEWEKRPLRSMILDNLARLTSALQ, encoded by the coding sequence GTGATCAGCATCAGCGTCGACTGGACCTGGACGTGGTGGGTCGTCCTCGTCATCGTCTTCGACCTGTCCGTGCGCGTCATCGCGGTGCTCATCGTCCCGCCCGGGCGCCGTCCGACGGCGGCGATGGCGTGGCTGCTCGCGATCTACTTCATCCCGCCGCTCGGCATCCTTCTCTTCCTCCTCATCGGGAACCCTCGCCTTCCCCGGAAAAGGCGCAAGGAACAGGAGGCGATCAACGACGCCTTCAGATCGGCGAGCGAGGGGATCGACTTCGGCACGCTGCGCCCCGACGCGCCGGTGTGGTTCGAGCAGCTCGTGGACCTCAACCGCAAGCTCGGCGCTCTTCCGATGGCCGGCGACAACGGCGCGCAGATCATCTCGGACTACCAGGGCAGCCTCGACACGATGGCGTCGGAGATCGACCGCGCCACCCGGTACGTGCACGTCGAGTTCTACATCCTGCAGTCGGACGGTGCGACCGACGGGTTCTTCGCGGCGCTCGAACGCGCCGCGGCGCGAGGTGTGACCGTCCGGGTGCTGCTCGACCACTGGGCGAACCGCTGGAAGCCGAACTATCGGGCGACGATCGCCCGCCTCGAGCGGATGGGTGCCGAGTGGCGGCTCATGCTTCCGGTGCAGCCGCTCAAGGGGAAGTACCAGCGCCCCGACCTCCGCAACCACCGAAAGCTCGTCGTGATCGACGGTGTCATCGGGTTCATCGGGTCGCAGAACGTCACCGATCGCAGCTACAACCTGAAGACCAACCTGCGACGTGGCTTGCAGTGGGTGGACCTGATGGTGCGCGTCGACGGCCCCGTCGTGGCATCCCTTTCCGCAGTCTTCGTGTCTGATTGGTATGGGGAGACCGGCGAGGTGTTCGCGGTCGAATCGGACTTCTCGACGGATGCCGGGACGGGTGATCTCGACTGTCAGATCGTCCCGAGTGGACCCGGCTTCGAGTACGAGAACAACCTGAAGCTGTTCATGAGTCTGATCTTCGCCGCGAAGCACCGCATCGTGATGGTCAGCCCCTACTTCGTCCCCGACGAGGGACTCCTGCTCGCGATCCAGACGGCCTGCCATCGCGGTGTCGAAGTCGAACTCTTCGTCTCCGAAGAGGGCGATCAGGCGATGGTCTACCACGCACAGCGCAGCTACTACGAGCAGCTGCTGGCGACCGGTGTGAAGATCTGGATGTACAAGAAGCCGTTCATCCTGCACTCCAAGTCGATGTCGATCGACGACGAGGTTGCCGTCGTGGGCTCGAGCAACATGGACATGCGCTCGTTCGGTCTGAACCTCGAGGTCACGATGCTCGTGCGCGGTGCCGAGTTCGTCGAGCAGCTCCGCACGGTCGAGAACCAGTACCGCGGCATGTCGCGGGAGCTCACGGTCGAGGAGTGGGAGAAGCGACCGCTGCGCTCGATGATCCTCGACAACCTGGCGCGGCTGACGTCCGCATTGCAGTGA
- a CDS encoding DUF4192 family protein, which yields MSTIVRAADAAEFLSLVPRLLGYTPTESLVVVPMADGRSLGAMRVDLPPDDADVDAVASSIVGMVCRIPTAEAFVAVAYTFASARAGLPEAELMAALSRSADACGLGVTDALTVAGDGWGSHRSADLPSGGNDLAELSARMPPPGDQTSGARLPDVDDAVVAAIPAAVASLEAALTLICGIPSLADPPERLEPAALEAACALDDLPALYEDALRWDVDDLDPLRGALLVWCLARPSLRDVAIVQWSSDRRGGDRALEAQRRWEDGEEYPSDLGCVMWGEGSRPDPDRLETALTLVRHIAAIAPEELRAGPLATAAWLAWALGRSTHAGTYASAALAQERHHGLADIVRSFVAASHLPDWAFRR from the coding sequence ATGTCCACCATCGTGAGAGCGGCCGACGCCGCCGAGTTCCTGTCCCTCGTCCCCCGTCTCCTCGGGTACACCCCGACCGAGAGTCTCGTCGTCGTGCCGATGGCCGACGGCCGGAGCCTCGGCGCGATGCGCGTCGATCTGCCGCCCGATGACGCCGATGTGGATGCCGTGGCGTCGAGCATCGTCGGCATGGTGTGCCGCATCCCCACGGCCGAGGCTTTCGTCGCCGTCGCCTACACGTTCGCGTCCGCGCGGGCGGGACTGCCCGAGGCCGAGCTGATGGCTGCGCTCTCGCGCTCCGCCGACGCCTGCGGTCTCGGCGTCACGGACGCCCTGACGGTCGCCGGCGACGGGTGGGGGTCCCACCGGTCGGCGGATCTGCCGTCGGGAGGAAACGACCTCGCCGAGCTGTCGGCACGGATGCCGCCGCCCGGCGATCAGACCTCGGGCGCGCGACTGCCCGACGTCGACGACGCGGTGGTAGCGGCGATCCCCGCTGCGGTCGCCTCCCTCGAGGCGGCGCTGACCCTGATCTGCGGCATCCCGAGCCTCGCCGATCCGCCGGAGCGTCTCGAACCGGCGGCACTCGAAGCCGCCTGCGCGCTCGATGACCTGCCCGCCCTCTACGAGGACGCCCTCCGCTGGGATGTCGATGATCTCGACCCGCTTCGCGGCGCGCTTCTGGTGTGGTGCCTGGCGCGGCCGTCGCTGCGCGACGTGGCGATCGTCCAGTGGTCGAGCGACCGACGCGGCGGCGACCGTGCCCTTGAGGCCCAGCGTCGCTGGGAGGACGGCGAGGAGTACCCGAGCGACCTCGGCTGCGTGATGTGGGGGGAGGGCTCCCGCCCCGACCCGGACCGGCTCGAGACCGCGCTGACCCTCGTGCGCCACATCGCGGCGATCGCGCCCGAGGAGCTGCGCGCCGGACCACTCGCCACGGCGGCCTGGCTCGCCTGGGCACTCGGCCGTTCGACGCATGCGGGCACCTACGCGTCGGCGGCACTGGCGCAGGAGCGACACCACGGCCTGGCGGACATCGTGCGATCCTTCGTGGCCGCGTCGCATCTGCCGGACTGGGCGTTCCGCCGGTGA
- a CDS encoding glycoside hydrolase family 130 protein yields MPPETPTVPYRLTRMGIVMTPAPGDPLEAEGVLNPASGRGPDGTLYLLPRLVAEGNVSRVGLARVVVEDGVPVGVEREGIVLEPDRGWERGVGNAGTEDPRTTWIEALGIHVMTYVAYGPLGPRTAVAVSADLRDWKRLGPALFRYQDDLDMDLNLFHNKDTVFFPEPVTAPDGRRALAVLHRPMWDLGETKPGQGVRVPAGVEDERQSIWISYVPLDAVEADISALTLWEQHRFVAGPEFDFEALKIGGGPPPLRVPEGWLVLHHGVTGVIDSAFSQQQRVNYAAGALLLDADDPSRVVARTPEPLLAPETDDERSGIVPNVVFPTAIEEIDGRHFVFYGMADSKIGVALLERTD; encoded by the coding sequence ATGCCCCCGGAAACCCCCACCGTCCCCTACCGCCTCACGCGCATGGGGATCGTGATGACCCCCGCGCCCGGCGACCCGCTGGAGGCCGAGGGTGTGCTCAACCCCGCGTCCGGGCGGGGACCAGACGGGACGCTGTACCTGCTTCCCCGTCTGGTCGCCGAGGGCAACGTCTCGCGCGTCGGCCTCGCCCGTGTCGTCGTCGAGGACGGCGTCCCGGTGGGCGTGGAGCGCGAGGGGATCGTGCTCGAGCCTGACCGCGGCTGGGAGCGGGGCGTGGGCAACGCCGGCACCGAAGACCCGCGCACGACGTGGATCGAGGCCCTCGGCATCCACGTCATGACCTACGTCGCGTACGGGCCGCTCGGGCCGCGGACCGCCGTCGCCGTCTCGGCGGACCTCCGCGACTGGAAGCGGCTGGGTCCTGCACTGTTCCGCTACCAGGACGACCTCGACATGGACCTGAACCTGTTCCACAACAAGGACACCGTGTTCTTCCCCGAGCCGGTGACGGCGCCCGACGGGCGCAGGGCGCTCGCCGTCCTGCACCGCCCCATGTGGGACCTCGGCGAGACGAAGCCCGGGCAGGGCGTGCGCGTGCCGGCGGGTGTCGAGGACGAGCGCCAGTCGATCTGGATCAGCTACGTCCCGTTGGATGCCGTGGAGGCCGACATCTCGGCCCTGACGCTGTGGGAGCAGCACCGCTTCGTGGCGGGGCCGGAGTTCGACTTCGAGGCGCTCAAGATCGGCGGGGGACCGCCGCCCCTCCGGGTTCCCGAGGGGTGGCTCGTGCTGCACCACGGCGTCACCGGTGTCATCGACAGCGCGTTCTCGCAGCAGCAGCGGGTGAACTACGCGGCCGGCGCGCTCCTGCTCGACGCCGATGACCCATCCCGGGTCGTCGCCCGCACTCCGGAGCCGCTGCTGGCGCCGGAGACCGACGACGAGCGCAGCGGAATCGTGCCCAACGTCGTCTTCCCCACGGCCATCGAGGAGATCGACGGTCGGCACTTCGTGTTCTACGGCATGGCCGATTCCAAGATCGGCGTCGCCCTGCTGGAGCGCACCGACTGA
- a CDS encoding carbohydrate ABC transporter permease — MKRALGSKIAMYTALSIGALAFLFPFFYMIVGSLQTNVDPSPAGAFPNPSNLTLDNYSAINGRIDLLQGLANSGIFTGGVILGTVVFGVLAGYALAVLRWRGRGATFALALLVQVVPFQLLMIPLYVMIARDYGLADSYLGMILPFFINSTAVIIFRQYFLQLPKELFDAARIDGAGEFRLLWNVALPLVRPALLTVVLLTFIGPWNEFLWPFLITKDAAMQPLAVSLANFISNVAASTANPFGAMMAGAVVLAAPAVALFLVFQRYFTSNDLGSGVKG, encoded by the coding sequence ATGAAGCGGGCACTCGGCTCGAAAATCGCGATGTACACCGCGTTGTCGATCGGCGCGCTCGCGTTCCTCTTCCCCTTCTTCTACATGATCGTCGGATCGCTGCAGACGAACGTCGACCCCAGTCCGGCGGGGGCCTTTCCCAACCCGTCGAACCTGACGCTCGACAACTACAGCGCCATCAACGGCCGGATCGATCTGCTCCAGGGACTCGCCAACTCGGGCATCTTCACGGGCGGGGTCATCCTCGGCACCGTGGTGTTCGGTGTGCTCGCCGGCTACGCGCTGGCCGTGCTGCGGTGGCGCGGTCGCGGGGCGACGTTCGCTCTCGCCCTGCTCGTGCAGGTCGTCCCGTTCCAGCTGCTGATGATCCCGCTGTACGTGATGATCGCCCGCGACTATGGGCTCGCCGACAGCTACCTCGGCATGATCCTGCCGTTCTTCATCAACTCGACGGCCGTGATCATCTTCCGGCAGTACTTCCTGCAGCTCCCGAAGGAGCTGTTCGACGCGGCGCGCATCGACGGCGCGGGGGAGTTCCGCCTGCTCTGGAACGTCGCGCTGCCGCTCGTGCGCCCGGCGCTCCTGACGGTCGTACTGCTCACATTCATCGGCCCTTGGAACGAGTTCCTGTGGCCGTTCCTCATCACGAAGGATGCCGCGATGCAGCCGCTCGCGGTGTCGCTGGCGAACTTCATCTCCAACGTCGCGGCATCCACCGCCAACCCCTTCGGCGCGATGATGGCGGGCGCCGTCGTGCTCGCCGCACCCGCAGTGGCGCTGTTCCTCGTGTTCCAGCGCTACTTCACCTCCAATGACCTCGGATCCGGAGTGAAAGGATGA
- a CDS encoding ABC transporter permease subunit, producing the protein MASDLLPGRAGSDPGATPEPGRRAGDAPAAPRRAGLLRRLLGAQPHGLLFSAPYIAFVLVVFAYPVVFAVWMSFQDYFFAAPGAQVDRPFVGLENYVTALSDPEVWRSFGNVGIFLVINVPLTVVLSILLATALDRVTKARTFFRVSYYVPYVTASVAVVAVWLFLFSRGGLVNNVLGPLAPDPSWLVNSALAMPTIALFVTWKGLGFYILLYLAALQNVQRELYESVSVDGGGKLRQFFSVTVPSVRPATLLVVLLATITGANLFTEPYLLTGGGGPNGASTSPVLLMYQRGIEQQNPDVAAAIGVVLIVFVLAIAALQRKFVGGEER; encoded by the coding sequence GTGGCATCCGATCTCCTTCCGGGTCGCGCCGGGTCGGACCCCGGTGCGACCCCGGAGCCGGGGCGCCGCGCGGGCGACGCCCCGGCCGCACCCCGGCGCGCGGGCCTGCTCCGGCGACTGCTCGGCGCGCAGCCCCACGGGCTGCTGTTCTCAGCGCCATACATCGCGTTCGTCCTCGTGGTCTTCGCCTACCCCGTCGTGTTCGCGGTGTGGATGTCGTTCCAGGACTACTTCTTCGCGGCACCCGGTGCGCAGGTCGACCGCCCGTTCGTCGGGCTGGAGAACTACGTCACCGCGCTGAGCGACCCCGAGGTGTGGCGCTCGTTCGGCAACGTCGGGATCTTCCTCGTGATCAACGTGCCGCTCACCGTCGTGCTGTCGATCCTGCTGGCGACCGCGCTCGACCGCGTCACGAAGGCGCGCACGTTCTTCCGGGTGAGCTACTACGTGCCGTACGTGACCGCCTCGGTGGCCGTCGTCGCGGTCTGGCTGTTCCTGTTCTCGCGGGGCGGGCTCGTCAACAACGTGCTCGGGCCGCTCGCCCCCGACCCGTCGTGGCTCGTGAACTCCGCGCTCGCCATGCCCACCATCGCGCTGTTCGTGACGTGGAAGGGGCTCGGGTTCTACATCCTGCTGTACCTCGCGGCCCTGCAGAACGTGCAGCGCGAGCTCTACGAGTCGGTGTCGGTCGACGGCGGCGGCAAACTGCGGCAGTTCTTCTCGGTCACCGTGCCGAGCGTCCGGCCGGCGACGCTCCTCGTCGTGCTCCTCGCGACCATCACCGGCGCGAACCTCTTCACCGAGCCGTACCTGCTGACCGGTGGCGGCGGCCCCAACGGCGCCTCGACCTCGCCGGTGCTGCTCATGTATCAGCGCGGCATCGAGCAGCAGAACCCCGACGTGGCGGCCGCGATCGGCGTCGTCCTCATCGTGTTCGTGCTGGCCATCGCCGCGCTGCAGCGGAAGTTCGTGGGAGGTGAGGAGCGATGA
- a CDS encoding extracellular solute-binding protein produces MRRRILITAAAASGVLALTACGGGGGGAGGDLEGRGDITIWYSNNEAEIAWGKQMVEAWNAENPDEQVKAQEIPAGASSEEVIGAAITAGNAPCLVFNTSPAAVPGFERQGGLVNLSDFEDGDDYITARSGELADQYRSEDEGFYQLPWKSNPVMIFYNKAMFEEAGLDPENPKLSTYDEFLETARTLKDAGVADYAINPAPTSEFFQSWFDFYPLYAAQTGGTQLVEDGKATFDDENGKAVSDFWRTLYEEQLAGNEQYQGDAFADGYAAMAIVGPWAVSVYGDSVEWGAVPVPTEAGTAPEETWTFSDAKNIGMFTACENKATAWDVLKFATSEEQDGAWLEETGQMPLRQDLTGTYPEYFEANPAYEQFGDQAARTVEVPNVTSSVEIWQAFRDGYSKSVIFGETPVDTFLTDTAAEVDELAAG; encoded by the coding sequence ATGCGACGACGCATCCTCATCACCGCCGCAGCAGCAAGCGGCGTCCTCGCCCTCACCGCCTGCGGCGGCGGAGGCGGTGGCGCAGGCGGCGACCTCGAAGGTCGCGGCGACATCACCATCTGGTACTCCAACAACGAAGCGGAGATCGCCTGGGGCAAGCAGATGGTCGAGGCGTGGAACGCGGAGAACCCCGACGAGCAGGTGAAGGCGCAGGAGATCCCCGCCGGCGCATCAAGCGAAGAGGTCATCGGCGCGGCCATCACCGCCGGCAACGCGCCATGCCTGGTCTTCAACACCTCGCCCGCCGCCGTGCCCGGCTTCGAACGGCAGGGAGGACTCGTCAACCTGTCCGACTTCGAGGACGGCGACGACTACATCACGGCCCGCAGCGGCGAGCTCGCCGACCAGTACCGGTCCGAGGACGAGGGCTTCTACCAACTGCCGTGGAAGTCGAACCCCGTGATGATCTTCTACAACAAGGCCATGTTCGAGGAGGCGGGTCTCGACCCCGAAAACCCGAAGCTCTCCACGTACGACGAGTTCCTCGAGACCGCGCGGACGCTGAAGGATGCCGGAGTCGCCGACTACGCGATCAACCCGGCGCCGACGAGCGAGTTCTTCCAGTCGTGGTTCGACTTCTACCCGCTGTACGCCGCCCAGACCGGTGGCACGCAGCTGGTCGAGGACGGGAAGGCCACGTTCGACGACGAGAACGGCAAGGCCGTCTCGGACTTCTGGCGCACCCTCTACGAAGAGCAGCTCGCCGGGAACGAGCAGTACCAGGGCGACGCGTTCGCCGACGGCTACGCCGCCATGGCAATCGTCGGGCCCTGGGCGGTCAGCGTGTACGGCGACTCCGTCGAGTGGGGTGCCGTCCCCGTCCCGACCGAGGCGGGCACCGCTCCCGAAGAGACGTGGACCTTCAGCGACGCGAAGAACATCGGCATGTTCACGGCCTGCGAGAACAAGGCCACCGCGTGGGACGTCCTCAAGTTCGCGACCAGTGAAGAGCAGGACGGCGCATGGCTTGAGGAGACCGGCCAGATGCCGCTGCGCCAGGACCTCACCGGCACCTACCCCGAGTATTTCGAGGCGAACCCGGCCTATGAGCAGTTCGGCGACCAGGCCGCCCGCACCGTCGAGGTTCCCAACGTCACCAGCTCGGTCGAGATCTGGCAGGCGTTCCGCGACGGCTACTCCAAGTCCGTCATCTTCGGCGAGACGCCGGTCGACACGTTCCTGACCGACACCGCAGCCGAGGTCGACGAGCTCGCCGCGGGGTGA
- a CDS encoding LacI family DNA-binding transcriptional regulator, with protein MPQQTRPTIADVARAAGVSKGLVSFALNDRPGVAPDTRARILAAAADLGWTPSLSARSLSVGRAFACGLVIGRSPDVIAADPFFPSFIAGLEDEFSVTGQALVLAVATPGRQEAETYRALAADRRVDGVILTDIRASDPRVELVQHLGISAVTLGVPDVASPFTSVSADDGAGIRLVVAHLAALGHRRVAHVAGPEGMLHARRRHHAFRIAADAAGFNTRTVETDFSAAGGARATAALLDSPEPPTAIVYSNDSMAVAGIGVAHQRGLRVPGDLSITGFDDTEIGRYIHPAITTVATDARGWGATTARALLAAIAGDEPRHIDLADPTLTVRASTGPAPTPAA; from the coding sequence ATGCCGCAGCAGACCCGCCCGACGATCGCCGACGTGGCGCGCGCCGCCGGCGTGAGCAAGGGGCTCGTCTCGTTCGCCCTCAACGACCGTCCCGGTGTCGCGCCCGACACCCGTGCCCGCATCCTCGCCGCCGCCGCGGACCTCGGGTGGACGCCAAGCCTCAGCGCCCGTTCTCTCAGCGTCGGCCGCGCCTTCGCGTGCGGCCTGGTCATCGGGCGGAGCCCCGACGTGATCGCCGCCGACCCCTTCTTCCCCTCCTTCATCGCGGGTCTGGAAGACGAGTTCTCCGTCACCGGCCAAGCGCTCGTGCTCGCCGTCGCCACCCCCGGGCGCCAAGAAGCCGAGACCTACCGCGCCCTGGCGGCCGACCGTCGCGTCGACGGCGTCATCCTCACCGACATCCGAGCCTCCGACCCGCGGGTGGAGCTCGTGCAGCACCTCGGGATCTCCGCCGTCACGCTCGGCGTCCCCGACGTGGCATCCCCGTTCACCTCGGTGTCGGCCGACGACGGGGCGGGTATCCGCCTGGTCGTTGCGCACCTCGCCGCCCTCGGCCACCGTCGCGTCGCGCACGTTGCCGGTCCCGAGGGCATGCTGCACGCGCGTCGCCGGCACCACGCGTTCCGAATAGCAGCGGATGCCGCAGGGTTCAACACCCGCACCGTCGAGACCGACTTCAGCGCAGCGGGCGGTGCTCGCGCGACCGCGGCGCTGCTGGATTCCCCCGAGCCGCCGACCGCCATCGTCTATTCGAACGACAGCATGGCCGTCGCCGGCATCGGCGTCGCCCACCAGCGAGGGCTTCGCGTTCCGGGCGACCTGTCGATCACCGGCTTCGACGACACGGAGATCGGCCGCTACATCCACCCCGCCATCACCACGGTGGCCACCGATGCCCGCGGCTGGGGCGCGACGACCGCCCGCGCCCTGCTGGCCGCGATCGCCGGCGACGAACCCCGGCACATCGACCTCGCCGACCCGACCCTCACCGTCCGAGCCTCCACCGGCCCGGCCCCCACCCCCGCGGCCTGA